The Nitrosospira lacus genome window below encodes:
- the rpmE gene encoding 50S ribosomal protein L31 — MKAEIHPDYQEITVTCSCGNTFQTRSTMGKPLHIEVCSVCHPFYTGKQKIVDTAGRVEKFRQKYGKKTEKQITA; from the coding sequence ATGAAAGCAGAAATCCATCCTGATTATCAGGAAATCACCGTGACCTGTAGTTGCGGCAACACGTTCCAGACCCGCTCCACCATGGGCAAGCCTTTGCATATAGAAGTATGCTCGGTCTGCCATCCGTTCTATACCGGTAAACAGAAAATCGTTGATACCGCTGGGCGGGTGGAGAAATTCCGCCAGAAATACGGCAAGAAGACGGAAAAGCAGATAACGGCTTAG
- a CDS encoding M48 family metalloprotease, whose protein sequence is MRISSAFESIVAFSTMLLFAGCAVNPVTGSRNFTLMSEADEMNKGREAAAEIQKKYDNYDLPTLQNYVNAVGQKLARKSHRPQLEYHFTVVDSPQVNAFALPGGYIYVTRGILAYLNSEAELAAVLGHEIGHVTARHSVRQYSAATAANAAATVGGLVAGIFMPQLGGQLAQGIQSLLGFTGSVLLSGYGRSHELEADRLGAEYLARSGYDPQAMIKVIGVLKNQELFDIEAAKQEGREPRRYHGIFATHPDNDTRLQEVVGEASQYIEPGTKDDRRAEFLRQTEGMIFGDTVNQGVVRGNTFRHKEMGFMLSFPPGWHVRNKPDEVLATSPGGDALMILSLFDTPRGSPSDLARERFRLESADQILAMTNNGLPIAVVTSTTQNGEPFKAGVIYHDNKAYLLAGRGDSRAAFDRYRTAISSTIESFRALTDAERESIKPLEIKTIAAGKGLSYAELARNSPLGVNAEKYLRLLNGQYPDGEPVPGQRVKIVK, encoded by the coding sequence ATGAGGATCTCATCTGCATTTGAATCTATCGTTGCGTTCAGCACGATGCTTTTATTTGCGGGTTGCGCGGTAAATCCGGTTACCGGCAGCCGGAACTTCACTCTCATGTCGGAAGCCGACGAGATGAACAAGGGGCGGGAGGCCGCTGCGGAAATTCAGAAGAAATATGATAATTATGATCTGCCTACCCTCCAGAATTATGTTAATGCAGTCGGACAAAAACTCGCCAGAAAGAGCCACCGGCCGCAGCTTGAATATCATTTCACGGTTGTCGACAGTCCCCAGGTAAACGCCTTTGCCCTGCCCGGCGGTTATATTTATGTTACGCGCGGCATACTGGCATACCTTAACTCCGAAGCCGAACTGGCCGCCGTGCTGGGACACGAGATCGGGCACGTCACGGCACGTCATAGCGTACGCCAATATAGCGCTGCCACTGCCGCCAATGCCGCCGCCACTGTCGGAGGCCTGGTAGCGGGAATATTCATGCCGCAATTGGGCGGACAGCTGGCACAAGGCATTCAAAGTCTTCTGGGGTTTACGGGCAGCGTCCTCCTTTCTGGCTACGGCCGCAGCCATGAGCTGGAGGCGGATCGCCTGGGTGCCGAGTATCTCGCGCGCAGCGGTTATGATCCGCAGGCAATGATCAAAGTCATTGGCGTGCTCAAAAATCAGGAGCTATTTGATATTGAAGCCGCCAAGCAGGAAGGCCGTGAACCGCGCCGTTATCATGGCATTTTCGCCACGCACCCCGACAATGACACACGCCTGCAGGAGGTGGTTGGCGAAGCGAGCCAATACATCGAACCCGGTACCAAGGATGATCGCCGCGCGGAATTTCTGCGCCAAACCGAGGGCATGATTTTTGGCGATACCGTCAACCAGGGGGTTGTGCGAGGAAACACATTTCGACACAAGGAGATGGGCTTCATGTTGTCGTTTCCACCCGGTTGGCATGTGCGCAACAAACCCGATGAAGTTTTGGCAACCAGTCCCGGCGGGGATGCACTGATGATATTGAGCCTTTTCGATACTCCCCGCGGCTCCCCATCCGATCTTGCCCGCGAACGCTTTCGCCTTGAATCCGCCGATCAAATTCTGGCAATGACCAATAACGGCTTGCCCATCGCAGTTGTGACCTCCACGACACAGAATGGAGAGCCTTTCAAGGCAGGTGTGATTTACCATGACAACAAGGCATACCTTCTGGCGGGAAGAGGTGACTCGCGCGCCGCATTCGATCGTTACCGCACGGCGATCTCGAGCACGATTGAAAGTTTCCGTGCACTCACTGATGCGGAGCGGGAATCCATCAAGCCGCTTGAGATCAAAACCATCGCTGCCGGGAAAGGCTTGAGTTACGCCGAGCTGGCAAGGAATTCTCCCCTGGGTGTGAATGCCGAAAAATACCTGCGCTTGCTTAATGGCCAATATCCTGATGGCGAGCCGGTACCCGGTCAAAGAGTCAAAATTGTCAAATAA
- a CDS encoding glycerophosphodiester phosphodiesterase — protein sequence MLVIAHRGVHTAVPENTLAAFEAAVALGVNGIETDVRISLDGLPVLMHDRVIAGQAVAELTRRDIERVAGHEVPTLDEALEQFSGILWNIEIKTTKALSSVIRVIEKHQAGHRIVVTSFRHDLIAICASSLLVNCGLLVAHRPTTLNYLLADFDCDGNPRVNHIVWDYEVLEESLLKQAANDGFRNFVYGPMTKMEHDYCRELGVDGVITDYPLLAQNA from the coding sequence CCGTGGCGTCCACACCGCGGTTCCCGAAAATACCTTGGCAGCTTTTGAAGCTGCGGTGGCGCTGGGCGTAAATGGCATCGAAACCGATGTGCGCATCAGTCTTGATGGTTTGCCGGTGTTGATGCATGATCGTGTTATCGCGGGACAGGCCGTGGCCGAGCTTACTCGCAGAGACATCGAACGGGTCGCAGGGCATGAAGTACCAACGCTGGATGAAGCGCTGGAGCAATTTTCCGGCATCCTGTGGAATATCGAGATCAAAACAACGAAAGCATTATCCTCGGTCATCAGGGTAATTGAAAAGCACCAAGCCGGTCATCGCATTGTCGTCACTTCCTTCCGTCACGATCTGATTGCGATCTGCGCGTCATCTCTTCTGGTTAATTGCGGCCTGTTGGTGGCGCATCGGCCAACGACGCTGAATTACCTGCTGGCCGACTTTGATTGTGACGGTAATCCGAGGGTAAATCATATTGTGTGGGATTACGAGGTTCTGGAGGAGAGTCTGTTGAAGCAGGCGGCTAACGACGGTTTTCGTAATTTTGTCTATGGCCCGATGACAAAAATGGAGCACGATTACTGCCGGGAGCTCGGTGTGGATGGCGTGATTACCGACTATCCTCTTTTGGCGCAAAACGCATAG